The stretch of DNA GGGCTGCTGTCGGGGTGTTTCAGCCTGGCAGCCCAGTGGCACCTTGCAGACCAGAACTGCAGGCAGCCATAGGCCAGGAGGGCgaggaagcagaggagcaggaggctgctcaCCATCCACATGGACGTGGTGGGCTCGTGCTTGGAGCCGCCGAAAACCAAGGGGATTTTGTCCAGCGTGTGGAAGGTGGTGCAGTGGTTGCTGGAGGGGTAGGAGTTCTTGCAGGTGATGCAGAGGACGTAGATGGTGGATGGTGTGAGGCGGTGCAGCACCAGGGAGCTGAGGGGGTGCGGGACGCGCTCCTCGCGGTGGAAGTTCTGCCGCAGGTAACCGGCAAAGACGCTGTTCCAGTTGGGGCGGTACATGACGTGGTAGTAGTTctctgggcaggggctgctcatgGCCCAGGACACCGTGGCACTGGTGTAAGTGATGTTGTGCACTTCGATGTTCATCGTGCCCCTGGAACCAGATGCAGGGAGAGGCTCAGTTTTCTGATTCGTGTCAAGGCTCAAAGGACACCAGCATCAGTGAAGTCTTTCCACTGACTTTTACTCTCCCTTAGACTGGGTTCAAGTCTGTCCTGGCTCACTTAGGTTGCACGCTGAAATTACAGAAGACAAATCCTGCTGTTGCCCAGACTACTGTATCACTCTTTCTTCATAACAAAAACATCCAGTTGGAGCACGGGGTATATATTTTGCTCCggttatgtttttttaaaaaatctctgaCTGCTTGTCTGTATCAGAAACTTTTTTAGCTTTTTGTttcccacaaaataaaaaggatacTGCAAGCGTGATTAACATAAAGTAATCATTAAACTAGCTCCAGCTTGCCTCATGAAGCTGCCAATCAACAGATATTTTGATTTTACGCCTCAATGCTATTTAGAAAGCTCCATAATGGTTAATTCACTGTTTTAAGTTGTCGCTGCATTTTCTGTACCTTCCTTGCTTAATAAAGTATAAACTctttctgttcctgcagcatCTCACACTGCACTAGCACAGTCTTAAATGTGAAATCTGTAGGTTGGTGACATATAAAAGCAGTACCTTTAAGGAAACACAAATATATGAATAATAAGAACgaagatggaaaaaagaaactgcCCACCTAAcgaatttaaacatttaaactgATTTGAGCCAGAGAATAGTAGATTATGATCCCTGATGGTGCAATGCCCAGTAGTTTTTTAATACTCTTTGAGCTGTGTGGCTGTTTAGCAGCAGCCACAAATTACTTGAACCCATCTCTCCTTTAGATCCCCAAAGTGCTCTCTGAG from Cinclus cinclus chromosome 14, bCinCin1.1, whole genome shotgun sequence encodes:
- the FNDC9 gene encoding fibronectin type III domain-containing protein 9, translating into MNIEVHNITYTSATVSWAMSSPCPENYYHVMYRPNWNSVFAGYLRQNFHREERVPHPLSSLVLHRLTPSTIYVLCITCKNSYPSSNHCTTFHTLDKIPLVFGGSKHEPTTSMWMVSSLLLLCFLALLAYGCLQFWSARCHWAARLKHPDSSPEEVVEGSSSPEEPLSDGLREELLEVPMTTVLMRSSSSVKESPYNSPHCFLSYKNSDDKRAILPQHGLQ